Proteins found in one Egicoccus sp. AB-alg2 genomic segment:
- a CDS encoding heavy-metal-associated domain-containing protein: protein MLNTRTYHVPDISCDHCRAAIEAELDKLAGVGSRTVNIPDKTVIVEGTVSEDAVTKAISDAGYEVERVTGEGTSMPGGHPGPMP, encoded by the coding sequence ATGCTGAACACCCGCACCTACCACGTGCCCGACATCTCCTGCGACCACTGTCGTGCCGCCATCGAGGCCGAGCTGGACAAGCTGGCCGGCGTCGGCTCACGCACCGTGAACATCCCGGACAAGACGGTGATCGTGGAAGGCACCGTGTCGGAGGACGCCGTCACCAAGGCGATCAGCGACGCGGGTTACGAGGTCGAGCGGGTCACCGGTGAGGGCACCTCGATGCCCGGCGGCCACCCCGGCCCCATGCCGTGA